From a region of the Myxococcus fulvus genome:
- a CDS encoding AI-2E family transporter: protein MEELAAPVAVEPVPDVELTEAEARRIDLWWSAVMVGSLGLVFALLAVFGGVAVPVLLALSGAYIFNPMVTSLERRGIERTLGTTLVFVAGTLLLVGAVLYLIPVFRDEALKLPDFFSRASTQVVPRVEALVGASLPDLIRQRTTELGQQASDLVQSAGPAAARIVAAFAGNTARFVVTLLGLAVVPVLAFFFLQDYPRLMGRVKDLLPRRSVALVARRFAEVDEVLSAFVRGQLTVGALLSVIYAAGLSIGRIDMAIVIGVIAGFGNMVPYLGTGVGILLSLVGLMLSWQGPWQIGVVAGTFIIGQMLEGFVITPRIVGEKVGLAPVAVIIAILAFGELFGFVGILLAVPVAAILKVVLRVVVQRYQRTRLYTGESRST, encoded by the coding sequence ATGGAGGAGCTCGCCGCGCCCGTCGCCGTCGAGCCCGTGCCTGACGTCGAGCTGACGGAGGCCGAGGCGCGCCGCATCGACCTGTGGTGGTCGGCGGTGATGGTGGGGTCGCTGGGGCTCGTGTTCGCGCTGCTCGCGGTGTTCGGTGGCGTGGCGGTGCCCGTGCTGCTGGCGCTGTCCGGCGCCTACATCTTCAACCCGATGGTGACGTCCCTGGAGCGCCGCGGAATCGAGCGGACCCTGGGGACGACGCTGGTCTTCGTCGCCGGGACGCTGCTCCTCGTGGGCGCGGTGCTCTACCTCATCCCCGTGTTCCGCGACGAGGCGCTGAAGCTCCCGGACTTCTTCTCGCGAGCGAGCACGCAGGTGGTGCCGCGCGTGGAGGCGCTGGTCGGCGCCTCGTTGCCGGACCTCATCCGTCAGCGCACGACGGAGCTGGGGCAGCAGGCCTCCGACCTGGTGCAGAGCGCGGGGCCCGCAGCGGCGCGAATCGTGGCGGCCTTCGCCGGCAACACGGCGCGCTTCGTGGTGACGTTGCTGGGCCTCGCCGTGGTGCCGGTGCTGGCGTTCTTCTTCCTCCAGGACTACCCCCGGTTGATGGGGCGGGTGAAGGACCTGCTCCCTCGTCGCTCGGTGGCACTGGTGGCGCGCCGCTTCGCGGAGGTCGACGAGGTGCTCTCGGCCTTCGTGCGCGGGCAGCTGACGGTGGGCGCGCTGCTGTCGGTCATCTACGCGGCGGGCCTGTCCATCGGCCGCATCGACATGGCCATCGTCATCGGCGTCATCGCCGGCTTCGGCAACATGGTGCCGTACCTGGGCACGGGCGTGGGCATCCTGCTGTCCCTGGTGGGATTGATGCTGTCGTGGCAGGGGCCCTGGCAGATTGGTGTGGTGGCGGGCACGTTCATCATCGGCCAGATGCTGGAGGGGTTCGTCATCACCCCGCGCATCGTGGGCGAGAAGGTGGGCCTGGCGCCCGTGGCGGTCATCATCGCCATCCTGGCCTTCGGTGAGCTGTTCGGCTTCGTCGGCATCCTCCTGGCGGTGCCGGTGGCGGCCATCCTCAAGGTGGTGCTGCGCGTGGTGGTGCAGCGCTACCAGCGCACGCGCCTGTACACCGGCGAGTCGCGGTCGACCTGA
- the pheT gene encoding phenylalanine--tRNA ligase subunit beta, which produces MKISVKWLGDYVALPPSVDELARKLTAAGLEIEGQDSPAEGLRGVVVAQIKESVQHPNADKLSVTKIDAGGDALIQVVCGAKNYKVGDKVPLATVGTKLPNGMEIKQAALRGVDSSGMLCSSKELGLSEESSGLLILSPDLKPGTPIAQALGLDDVVLEVNVTPNRPDALSHLGVAREVGVVTGAALKLPQPKPVESGSPASEKVKVRVESPERCPRYAARVVENVTIKPSPQWMQERLKACGVRAINNVVDVTNYVNLEYGQPLHAFDLDKLGGQELVVRTAAKGEKLTTLDGKARTLDVDDLVICDKERPQALAGVMGGGDSEVTEKTTRLVLESANFVGSGVRRTAKRYALHTEASHRFERGADLDAVVPALERAAQLIAELSGGTVASGRVDVYPAEKPRRQVTLRFARVEKVLGVAVPEGEVRRILAALGFEQVSEGAGQATYEVPRARVDVEREEDLLEEVARVFGYDNIPAKLPRGLASLAPEPANSEAERRLRHALAGAGLDEVVNYSFVAPKSLEVLGLKEQPVALLNPLSVEQSVMRTSLLPGLLENLSRSVRHQVESVSLYETGRAYFRDAQGGQGTRPAAREVNRVAGLVWGLRGGGRSWTQKDARADFYDAKGAVEALLAALRVEGVTWSLGGPSAYHPRASAEVKLADGTVLGHVGELHPKVVKAQGLPEGVFVFELDTEPLYAAARLVPEYRALPKFPAVLRDLAVLVPVELETGAVRKVILEVGGALVEDALVFDVYTGKQIPEGKKNLAFALRYRATDRTLTDVEVNEAHKRIVSEVDQRLGASLRA; this is translated from the coding sequence GTGAAGATTTCGGTGAAGTGGCTCGGCGATTACGTGGCGCTGCCGCCGTCGGTGGACGAGCTGGCGCGCAAGTTGACCGCGGCGGGCCTGGAGATTGAGGGCCAGGACAGTCCGGCCGAGGGCCTGCGCGGCGTGGTGGTGGCGCAGATCAAGGAGTCGGTGCAGCACCCCAACGCGGACAAGCTCTCCGTCACGAAGATCGACGCGGGCGGGGACGCGCTCATCCAGGTGGTGTGCGGCGCGAAGAACTACAAGGTCGGCGACAAGGTGCCGCTGGCCACCGTGGGGACGAAGCTGCCCAACGGGATGGAGATCAAGCAGGCGGCGCTTCGCGGCGTGGACAGCTCCGGCATGCTCTGCTCCTCGAAGGAGCTGGGGCTGAGCGAGGAGTCGAGCGGGCTGCTCATCCTCTCGCCGGACCTGAAGCCGGGCACGCCCATCGCCCAGGCGCTGGGGCTGGATGACGTGGTGCTGGAGGTGAACGTCACGCCGAACCGGCCGGACGCGCTGAGCCACCTGGGCGTGGCGCGCGAGGTGGGCGTGGTGACGGGCGCGGCGCTGAAGCTGCCCCAGCCGAAGCCGGTGGAGTCGGGCTCGCCCGCGTCCGAGAAGGTGAAGGTCCGGGTGGAGAGCCCGGAGCGCTGCCCGCGGTATGCGGCCCGGGTGGTGGAGAACGTCACCATCAAGCCGTCGCCGCAGTGGATGCAAGAGCGGCTGAAGGCCTGCGGCGTGCGGGCCATCAACAACGTGGTGGACGTCACCAACTACGTGAACCTGGAGTACGGCCAGCCGCTGCACGCGTTCGACCTGGACAAGCTGGGCGGGCAGGAGCTCGTCGTCCGCACGGCGGCGAAGGGCGAGAAGCTGACCACGCTGGACGGCAAGGCGCGCACGCTGGACGTGGATGACCTGGTCATCTGCGACAAGGAGCGGCCGCAGGCGCTCGCGGGCGTGATGGGCGGTGGGGACAGCGAGGTCACCGAGAAGACGACGCGGCTGGTGCTGGAGTCGGCGAACTTCGTGGGCTCTGGGGTGCGGCGGACGGCGAAGCGGTATGCGCTGCACACGGAGGCGTCGCACCGGTTCGAGCGGGGCGCGGACCTGGATGCGGTGGTGCCCGCGCTCGAGCGCGCCGCGCAGCTCATCGCGGAGCTGTCGGGTGGCACGGTGGCGTCGGGGCGGGTGGACGTGTATCCGGCCGAGAAGCCGCGGCGGCAGGTGACGCTGCGCTTCGCGCGGGTGGAGAAGGTGCTGGGCGTGGCGGTGCCGGAGGGCGAGGTGCGGCGCATCCTGGCGGCGCTGGGGTTCGAGCAGGTGTCCGAGGGCGCGGGGCAGGCGACGTACGAGGTGCCTCGGGCGCGCGTGGACGTGGAGCGTGAGGAGGACCTGCTGGAGGAGGTCGCCCGCGTGTTCGGCTACGACAACATCCCGGCGAAGCTGCCGCGCGGGCTGGCGTCGCTGGCGCCGGAGCCGGCGAACTCGGAGGCCGAGCGGCGGCTGCGGCACGCGCTGGCGGGGGCGGGGCTGGACGAGGTGGTGAACTACTCGTTCGTGGCGCCCAAGAGCCTGGAGGTGCTGGGCCTGAAGGAGCAGCCGGTGGCGCTGCTCAACCCGCTGAGCGTCGAGCAGTCGGTGATGCGGACGAGCCTGCTGCCGGGGCTGCTGGAGAACCTGTCGCGCAGCGTGCGGCACCAGGTGGAGTCGGTGTCGCTGTACGAGACGGGCCGGGCGTACTTCCGGGATGCGCAGGGCGGGCAGGGGACGCGGCCGGCGGCGCGCGAGGTGAACCGGGTGGCCGGCCTGGTGTGGGGCCTGCGGGGTGGGGGGCGGAGCTGGACGCAGAAGGACGCGCGGGCAGACTTCTACGACGCGAAGGGGGCGGTGGAGGCGTTGCTGGCGGCGCTGCGGGTGGAGGGCGTCACCTGGTCGCTGGGCGGGCCGTCGGCGTACCACCCGCGAGCCAGCGCGGAGGTGAAGCTGGCGGACGGCACGGTGCTGGGCCACGTGGGGGAGCTGCACCCGAAGGTGGTGAAGGCGCAGGGGCTGCCCGAGGGCGTGTTCGTGTTCGAGCTGGACACGGAGCCCCTGTACGCGGCGGCTCGGCTGGTGCCCGAGTACCGGGCGCTGCCGAAGTTCCCGGCGGTGCTGCGGGACCTGGCGGTGTTGGTGCCGGTGGAACTGGAGACGGGGGCGGTGCGGAAGGTGATTCTGGAGGTGGGTGGGGCGCTGGTGGAGGACGCGTTGGTGTTCGACGTGTACACGGGCAAGCAGATTCCCGAGGGGAAGAAGAACCTGGCGTTCGCGCTGCGCTACCGGGCCACGGACCGGACGTTGACGGACGTGGAGGTCAACGAGGCGCACAAGCGGATCGTCTCGGAGGTGGACCAGCGGCTGGGTGCTTCGTTGCGTGCCTGA
- the thrS gene encoding threonine--tRNA ligase, whose protein sequence is MSDMITVTLPDGTQKQTARGTTIADFVREGIGAGLAKAALFARVNGQDMDLSRKLDEDVKLQIFTPKSPESLELIRHDAAHVVASAVQRIFPGTQVTIGPATEEGFYYDFFREKPFTPEDLEKIEAEANAELKKDMAFVRTEISMEEAIRLFEEKGEKFKVEIVKDIAERGAKTLTLYTHGDWVDFCLGPHAPSTGKIGVIKILSSSGAYWRGDHRNPMLQRVYGTAFFDKKALQEYLTRIEESKKRDHRKLGKELDLFHFHPYAPGAAFWTAKGTTFYQTLSDWMRRLTKDDGYVEIKTPLMFNKGLWETSGHWGKYKENMFLVLDSESGEHDFSLKPMNCPSHHLFYGFKKHSYRDLPLRLHTQDVLHRNEAAGSLGGLTRVRQFAQDDAHIYCTEAQITDEVKRFVKLLDHVYKAVGLTYAVKLSTRPEQRLGDDSLWDRAEAGLKTALESLGLAYELAPGDGAFYGPKIDFAVSDSIGRRWQLGTMQLDYLAPERFDLSYVGEDNALHRPVVLHRAIFGSFERFTAILIEHFAGAFPAWLAPIQAVIVVVADRQADYALKVRDTLRAKGFRVDFDDRGMSLNAKIREAQLQKIPFTLVVGDNEVASEGVSPRRYGGEDLKSMKLTDFEALLAKESALP, encoded by the coding sequence ATGTCCGACATGATCACCGTGACGCTCCCCGACGGCACCCAGAAGCAGACGGCCCGGGGGACGACCATCGCGGACTTCGTGCGGGAGGGCATCGGCGCGGGCCTGGCGAAGGCCGCCCTGTTCGCCCGGGTGAACGGCCAGGACATGGACCTGAGCCGCAAGCTGGACGAGGACGTGAAGCTGCAGATCTTCACGCCCAAGAGCCCCGAGTCCCTGGAGCTCATCCGTCACGACGCGGCCCACGTGGTGGCCAGCGCCGTCCAGCGCATCTTCCCCGGCACGCAGGTGACCATCGGTCCGGCGACGGAGGAGGGCTTCTACTACGACTTCTTCCGCGAGAAGCCCTTCACGCCCGAGGACCTGGAGAAGATCGAGGCCGAGGCCAACGCCGAGCTGAAGAAGGACATGGCGTTCGTCCGCACCGAGATCTCCATGGAGGAGGCCATCCGCCTCTTCGAGGAGAAGGGCGAGAAGTTCAAGGTGGAGATCGTCAAGGACATCGCCGAGCGCGGCGCCAAGACGCTCACCCTCTACACCCACGGCGACTGGGTGGACTTCTGCCTGGGGCCCCACGCCCCGAGCACGGGGAAGATCGGCGTCATCAAGATCCTCTCCTCGAGCGGCGCCTACTGGCGCGGTGACCACCGCAACCCGATGCTCCAGCGCGTCTACGGCACGGCCTTCTTCGACAAGAAGGCGCTGCAGGAGTACCTGACGCGCATCGAGGAGTCGAAGAAGCGCGACCACCGCAAGCTGGGCAAGGAGCTGGACCTCTTCCACTTCCACCCGTACGCGCCGGGCGCGGCCTTCTGGACCGCCAAGGGCACCACGTTCTACCAGACGCTCTCCGACTGGATGCGCCGCCTGACGAAGGACGACGGCTACGTGGAGATCAAGACCCCCTTGATGTTCAACAAGGGGCTCTGGGAGACCAGCGGCCACTGGGGCAAGTACAAGGAGAACATGTTCCTCGTGCTCGACAGCGAGTCGGGGGAGCATGACTTCTCGCTCAAGCCGATGAACTGCCCGTCGCACCACCTGTTCTACGGCTTCAAGAAGCACAGCTACCGCGACCTGCCCCTGCGCCTGCACACCCAGGACGTGCTGCACCGCAACGAGGCGGCGGGCTCGCTGGGTGGACTCACCCGCGTGCGTCAGTTCGCGCAGGACGACGCGCACATCTACTGCACGGAGGCGCAGATCACCGACGAGGTGAAGCGCTTCGTGAAGCTGCTGGACCACGTCTACAAGGCGGTGGGCCTGACGTACGCGGTGAAGCTGTCCACGCGTCCCGAGCAGCGCCTGGGTGACGACTCCCTGTGGGACCGCGCCGAGGCGGGCCTCAAGACGGCGCTCGAGTCGCTGGGCCTCGCGTACGAGCTGGCCCCGGGCGACGGCGCCTTCTACGGCCCGAAGATCGACTTCGCGGTGTCCGACAGCATCGGCCGCCGGTGGCAGCTGGGCACCATGCAGCTGGACTACCTGGCCCCCGAGCGCTTCGACCTGTCGTACGTGGGCGAGGACAACGCGCTGCACCGCCCCGTGGTGCTCCACCGCGCCATCTTCGGCTCCTTCGAGCGCTTCACGGCCATCCTCATCGAGCACTTCGCGGGGGCCTTCCCGGCGTGGCTCGCGCCCATCCAGGCGGTCATCGTCGTGGTGGCGGACCGCCAGGCGGACTACGCCCTCAAGGTGCGCGACACCCTGCGGGCCAAGGGCTTCCGGGTGGACTTCGATGATCGCGGCATGTCGCTCAACGCGAAGATCCGCGAGGCCCAGCTCCAGAAGATCCCGTTCACCCTGGTGGTGGGCGACAACGAGGTCGCGTCCGAGGGCGTGTCCCCCCGTCGCTACGGCGGCGAGGACCTCAAGAGCATGAAGCTCACCGACTTCGAGGCCCTGCTGGCCAAGGAGTCCGCGCTGCCGTGA
- the pheS gene encoding phenylalanine--tRNA ligase subunit alpha, with protein sequence MRDRLQALAEAARQEIAGASDRPAVEALKVRYLGKKGELSAVLGGMGKLAPDERRALGEVANTVKAELETLLSAALQRVEDAELEAQLQGPGLDVTLPGRAVKPGSRHPVSRTMEDIVRTFSRLGFDVASGPEIELDYFNFEALNLPKDHPARDMQDTFYVDEPSLGHAKKADSSVLLRTHTSPVQVRYMLQRKPPIRAVMPGRVYRRDSDITHTPMFHQVEGLLVDKDVTFAELKGSLDAFVKAFFGSETKTRFRPSFFPFTEPSAEVDISCTSCGGKGCRVCKQTGWLEVLGSGMVHPNVFTSAGYDPGEVTGYAFGMGVERIAMLRYRIDDLRMMFENDARFLEQF encoded by the coding sequence ATGCGAGACAGGTTGCAGGCGTTGGCGGAGGCCGCGCGGCAGGAGATTGCGGGCGCTTCGGACAGGCCCGCGGTGGAGGCGCTCAAGGTCCGCTACCTGGGCAAGAAGGGCGAGCTGTCCGCGGTGCTGGGCGGCATGGGCAAGCTGGCCCCGGACGAGCGCCGGGCGCTCGGCGAGGTGGCCAACACCGTCAAGGCGGAGCTGGAGACGCTCCTGTCCGCGGCCCTCCAGCGGGTCGAGGACGCCGAGCTGGAGGCGCAGCTGCAGGGCCCCGGGCTGGACGTGACGCTGCCGGGCCGCGCGGTGAAGCCGGGCAGCCGGCACCCGGTGTCGCGGACGATGGAGGACATCGTCCGGACGTTCTCCCGGCTGGGCTTCGACGTGGCGAGTGGTCCGGAGATTGAGCTCGACTACTTCAACTTCGAGGCGCTGAACCTGCCCAAGGACCACCCCGCGCGGGACATGCAGGACACGTTCTACGTGGACGAGCCGTCGCTGGGGCACGCGAAGAAGGCGGACAGCTCCGTGCTGCTTCGCACGCACACGTCGCCGGTGCAGGTGCGCTACATGCTGCAGCGCAAGCCGCCCATCCGCGCGGTGATGCCGGGGCGGGTGTACCGGCGCGACTCGGACATCACGCACACGCCGATGTTCCACCAGGTGGAGGGCCTGCTGGTGGACAAGGACGTGACGTTCGCCGAGCTGAAGGGCTCGCTGGACGCGTTCGTGAAGGCGTTCTTCGGCTCGGAGACGAAGACGCGCTTCCGGCCGTCGTTCTTCCCCTTCACCGAGCCGTCGGCGGAGGTGGACATCTCCTGCACCTCGTGCGGCGGCAAGGGCTGCCGGGTGTGCAAGCAGACCGGGTGGCTGGAGGTGCTGGGCAGCGGGATGGTGCACCCGAACGTCTTCACGTCCGCGGGGTATGACCCGGGCGAGGTGACGGGGTACGCGTTCGGCATGGGCGTGGAGCGCATCGCCATGCTGCGCTACCGCATCGACGACCTGCGGATGATGTTCGAGAACGACGCTCGGTTCCTCGAGCAGTTCTGA
- a CDS encoding 5-methylcytosine restriction system specificity protein McrC, which yields MLLPAEKVGQSGDRWVEPFLAANRPLLERMDIRTEVRAQRGVHLVLHPGRRIGAVPLLSPSTRKVVAGLLVEPRFRWTSLGSVFERIGFSVEPTLGDSLLVPGSARQVPPWLLAAPVLRRLEALWRHQRRGFAEVEEERPSPRGRIDWRTWATRNVPVGRWERFPCAFPEPVFDPQLLGELRWTVSRLTEELGHVAETPVGRTLLERTRSLALQLGPGPQQRPRSHHRASESTFVAEALQAMGWVADKRGLGGTGSLDGLSWSLAIDEVWEAWVATFTADLATRLGLQPTPHGGAKYRLNWAGGLQSMGALVPDVALRGADRAIWVDAKYKAHLSLLAQQGWRRLTEDVRNAHRADLHQALAYANLAAVDHVDTVLAYPDFSTSEEHPLFAIATMASGRRRVRLMLAGIPFGFRSPDHREKTLSAWRIALTT from the coding sequence GTGTTGCTGCCCGCCGAGAAAGTGGGCCAGTCCGGAGACCGGTGGGTTGAGCCGTTCCTTGCGGCCAACCGTCCTCTCCTGGAGCGGATGGACATTCGTACGGAGGTACGAGCGCAGCGAGGCGTCCATCTGGTCCTCCATCCAGGACGGCGCATTGGCGCGGTGCCGCTGCTTTCGCCATCCACGCGAAAGGTCGTCGCGGGGCTGTTGGTCGAGCCGCGCTTCCGTTGGACCTCTCTGGGCTCCGTCTTTGAACGCATCGGATTCTCGGTCGAGCCCACCCTCGGTGATTCGCTGCTGGTGCCGGGGTCCGCGCGGCAAGTACCTCCGTGGCTCTTGGCGGCGCCGGTGCTGCGTCGCCTCGAAGCCCTTTGGCGACACCAACGTCGTGGGTTCGCGGAGGTGGAGGAAGAGCGTCCCAGCCCACGGGGCCGAATTGACTGGCGCACGTGGGCGACGCGGAATGTCCCTGTGGGCCGCTGGGAGCGCTTCCCCTGCGCCTTCCCTGAGCCTGTTTTTGATCCACAGCTTCTGGGCGAGCTGCGCTGGACGGTGTCCCGCCTCACCGAAGAGCTAGGTCATGTTGCAGAGACGCCAGTCGGCCGGACGCTGCTAGAGCGAACACGAAGTCTGGCCCTTCAACTTGGGCCAGGTCCGCAACAACGACCTCGATCGCACCACCGTGCGTCGGAGTCGACGTTCGTTGCGGAGGCGCTCCAAGCCATGGGCTGGGTTGCAGATAAACGAGGCCTCGGCGGAACAGGCTCACTCGATGGGCTGTCCTGGAGCCTGGCCATCGACGAGGTCTGGGAAGCGTGGGTTGCGACCTTCACCGCCGACCTCGCCACCCGACTTGGCCTGCAGCCGACGCCGCACGGTGGCGCGAAATATCGGCTCAACTGGGCAGGCGGCCTCCAATCCATGGGCGCGCTTGTCCCCGACGTAGCGCTCCGTGGCGCTGACCGCGCCATCTGGGTGGACGCCAAGTACAAGGCGCACCTGTCCCTGTTGGCCCAACAGGGCTGGCGAAGACTGACCGAAGACGTGCGGAATGCCCACCGCGCAGACCTTCACCAGGCGCTCGCCTACGCCAATCTCGCGGCCGTGGACCACGTGGACACCGTGTTGGCCTATCCCGACTTCAGCACGAGCGAGGAGCACCCCCTCTTCGCCATCGCCACGATGGCTTCAGGCAGGAGGCGCGTCCGACTCATGCTCGCCGGCATCCCGTTCGGATTCAGGAGCCCGGATCATCGGGAGAAGACGCTCTCCGCGTGGAGAATCGCGCTCACCACCTGA
- the rplT gene encoding 50S ribosomal protein L20 yields the protein MRVKKGVKARRRRNSILKLAKGFRGRRKNCFRRANQAVERALDYASRDRMQRKRDFRRLWIVRINAAARTVGLSYSKLIAGLAKAKISLDRKVLSDMAIADPAGFAAVANIAKAA from the coding sequence ATGCGCGTCAAGAAGGGTGTAAAGGCTCGTCGCCGTCGCAATAGTATCCTGAAGCTGGCCAAGGGCTTCCGCGGCCGTCGCAAGAACTGCTTCCGCCGGGCGAACCAGGCGGTCGAGCGCGCGCTGGACTACGCCAGCCGCGACCGCATGCAGCGCAAGCGCGACTTCCGTCGCCTGTGGATCGTCCGCATCAACGCGGCGGCCCGCACGGTCGGCCTCTCGTACTCCAAGCTCATCGCGGGCCTGGCCAAGGCGAAGATCAGCCTGGACCGCAAGGTCCTGTCGGACATGGCCATCGCGGATCCCGCGGGCTTCGCGGCCGTCGCCAACATCGCGAAGGCGGCCTGA
- a CDS encoding integration host factor subunit alpha — MTKADIIEGVYEKVGFSKKESAEIVELVFDTLKETLERGDKIKISGFGNFQVRQKKARVGRNPQTGKEIEISARRVLTFRPSQVLKSALNGEAPPEDHAEIDAREEAAADAAEARGEDFDEEGMEDAEG; from the coding sequence ATGACGAAGGCGGACATCATCGAGGGCGTCTACGAGAAGGTCGGCTTCTCGAAGAAGGAGTCGGCCGAGATCGTGGAGCTCGTGTTCGACACGCTCAAGGAGACGCTGGAGCGTGGGGACAAGATCAAGATCTCCGGGTTCGGCAACTTCCAGGTGCGCCAGAAGAAGGCGCGCGTGGGCCGCAACCCGCAGACGGGCAAGGAGATCGAGATCTCGGCGCGTCGGGTGCTGACCTTCCGGCCGAGCCAGGTGTTGAAGAGCGCGCTGAACGGCGAGGCTCCGCCGGAGGATCACGCGGAGATCGACGCGCGGGAGGAGGCGGCGGCGGACGCGGCGGAGGCCCGTGGCGAGGACTTCGACGAGGAGGGAATGGAGGACGCGGAAGGGTAG
- a CDS encoding uracil-DNA glycosylase has protein sequence MTKLEKLHQEITSCRACPRLVEWREEVARVKRRAYREWTYWGRPVPGFGDPRARLVIVGLAPAAHGANRTGRMFTGDRSGDFLFAGLHRAGFANQGTSEHRDDGLALKDAFIVAAARCAPPDNKPLPEEVARCAPFLDREMALLPARVLLALGAIGWNAALASLERTGVTFGSPRPAFGHGAELPLPGGRTLVGCYHVSQQNTQTGRLTPAMFDAVMARVHALIRPAS, from the coding sequence TTGACGAAGCTGGAGAAGCTGCACCAGGAGATCACCTCGTGTCGGGCCTGTCCCCGGCTGGTCGAGTGGCGCGAGGAGGTCGCCCGGGTGAAGCGCCGCGCGTACCGCGAGTGGACCTACTGGGGCCGTCCTGTCCCAGGGTTCGGTGATCCACGGGCCCGGCTGGTCATCGTCGGTCTGGCGCCGGCCGCGCACGGGGCCAACCGGACGGGGCGGATGTTCACGGGAGATCGCTCGGGCGACTTCCTGTTCGCGGGGCTGCACCGGGCGGGGTTCGCGAACCAGGGGACCAGCGAGCACCGGGACGACGGCCTGGCCCTGAAGGACGCCTTCATCGTGGCGGCCGCCCGCTGCGCTCCCCCCGACAACAAGCCGCTCCCGGAGGAGGTGGCCCGCTGCGCCCCGTTCCTGGATCGCGAGATGGCCCTGTTGCCCGCGCGGGTCCTGCTCGCCCTGGGCGCCATCGGCTGGAACGCGGCGCTGGCCTCGCTGGAGCGGACCGGGGTGACGTTCGGCTCACCCCGGCCGGCCTTCGGTCACGGGGCGGAGCTGCCACTGCCGGGCGGGCGGACGCTGGTGGGCTGCTACCACGTGAGCCAGCAGAACACGCAGACGGGGCGGCTGACGCCCGCCATGTTCGACGCGGTGATGGCCAGGGTCCACGCGCTGATCCGCCCGGCGTCGTAG
- the rpmI gene encoding 50S ribosomal protein L35, which yields MPKLKTRSGAKKRFQVKKSGQVKHGKAYGKHLFTHAKTPKQKRGNRGTSHLRDMDAKKVIKEMFPYGA from the coding sequence ATGCCGAAGTTGAAGACCCGCAGTGGCGCGAAGAAGCGCTTCCAGGTGAAGAAGAGCGGCCAGGTCAAGCACGGCAAGGCCTACGGCAAGCACCTCTTCACGCACGCCAAGACGCCGAAGCAGAAGCGCGGCAACCGCGGCACCAGCCATCTTCGCGATATGGATGCGAAGAAGGTCATCAAGGAGATGTTCCCCTACGGGGCCTGA